From Haloarcula hispanica ATCC 33960, the proteins below share one genomic window:
- a CDS encoding PAS domain S-box protein: protein MADVQLLLAGDGNREALASVVAEHHTPITDDEFREVDLHIVDESSFPKYRESIEQYKHRADPVFCPVILVRREGTPVRIDLPDIDAAEQPLVVDDIMTAPLDTQALFRTIANLLARRSHTEDLVADLREQNSELRRFRNAVEHAGHAILITNTYGVIEYVNPAFEELTGFSAEEAIGRTPRILKSGEQSEQFYERLWDTICRGEVWTSEIVNERKSGERFIINQTIAPIQDADGTIQGFVGMQDEITGRRLREQQLTVFHRILRHNLRNNGTTISGRADILSELVDDDAALDHLETIKANVQSLLDISEKAHHVQELLADSLTDDVERELEDALSDITDGLAAAYPDAEFVVESDSVPSPTIDAKVIPALQELIENGIKHSDASAPRVTVRTERHDSTATVTIADNGPGVPDQERRVIEAAEEKPLEHGSGLGLWFAYWLVSYVGGDIDIRADTDGTSVSVTVPVR from the coding sequence ATGGCCGACGTCCAATTACTGCTGGCCGGCGACGGCAACCGGGAGGCACTCGCCTCCGTCGTCGCCGAACACCACACGCCGATCACGGACGACGAGTTCCGGGAAGTCGACCTCCACATCGTCGACGAGTCGTCGTTTCCGAAGTACAGAGAGTCGATAGAGCAGTACAAACACCGGGCAGATCCGGTGTTTTGCCCCGTGATTCTGGTGCGTCGTGAGGGGACGCCAGTCAGGATTGACCTGCCCGATATCGACGCGGCCGAGCAGCCACTCGTCGTCGATGATATCATGACAGCGCCGCTGGACACGCAGGCGCTCTTTCGAACCATCGCGAACCTCCTCGCCCGGCGCAGCCACACCGAGGACCTCGTTGCGGACCTCAGAGAACAAAACAGCGAACTCCGGCGGTTCAGGAACGCCGTCGAGCATGCGGGCCACGCGATTCTGATAACGAACACCTACGGCGTCATCGAGTACGTCAACCCGGCGTTCGAGGAACTCACCGGATTCAGCGCCGAAGAGGCAATCGGTCGAACACCGCGGATACTCAAGTCCGGTGAACAGAGCGAACAGTTCTACGAACGGCTCTGGGACACGATCTGTCGCGGCGAGGTCTGGACGAGCGAGATCGTAAACGAGCGCAAGTCCGGCGAGCGGTTCATCATCAACCAGACCATCGCCCCGATTCAGGACGCGGACGGGACGATCCAGGGGTTCGTCGGGATGCAGGACGAAATCACCGGTCGCCGACTGCGCGAGCAACAGCTCACCGTGTTCCATCGGATTCTCCGGCACAATCTCCGGAACAACGGAACGACGATCAGTGGACGTGCGGATATTCTGTCAGAGTTAGTGGATGACGACGCCGCTCTCGACCACCTCGAGACGATCAAAGCGAACGTGCAGTCCCTGCTCGACATCAGTGAGAAAGCGCACCACGTACAGGAACTGCTCGCGGACTCGCTTACCGACGATGTCGAGCGCGAACTCGAAGACGCCCTCAGTGACATCACGGACGGGCTGGCCGCAGCGTACCCCGACGCCGAGTTCGTCGTCGAGAGCGACTCCGTCCCGTCGCCGACGATAGACGCGAAGGTCATTCCGGCGTTGCAGGAACTCATCGAGAACGGTATCAAGCACTCGGACGCATCGGCACCGCGGGTCACCGTCCGGACGGAGCGCCACGACTCGACAGCGACAGTGACGATTGCGGACAACGGGCCGGGGGTCCCGGACCAAGAGCGGCGGGTCATCGAGGCGGCGGAAGAGAAGCCGCTCGAACACGGGTCCGGGCTGGGGCTGTGGTTCGCGTACTGGCTCGTCAGCTACGTCGGTGGCGATATCGACATCCGGGCCGATACCGACGGGACGAGTGTGTCCGTGACTGTGCCCGTCCGGTGA
- the aroC gene encoding chorismate synthase, whose product MNGNEFGRLFRMTTYGESHGEAMGCTVSGVPAGVELSAEEIQKDLDRRKPGQSMITTSRGEPDKVTINSGIQDGYTTGTPIGMVIENKDARSGKYEPFITAPRPSHGDYTYSAKFGTRNWGGGGRSSARETVNWVAAGGVAKQILEQSDYDVQIKAHVCQIGDVEAGPVTFEDMLEHSEENEVRCADPDAAKEMRDLADKHQKEGDSIGGAIYFECRGVPSGLGAPRFDSFPSRLGQAMYSIPAVNDFEYGIGREARTTKGSEYTENWEFSEDGHPTPVGNDHGGIQGGITTGQPIYGEVSWHAPVSIPKTQKTVDWETGEGKEITVTGRHDPVLPPRAVPVVEAMLACTVLDFMLLGGRINPDRIDDRPGEYDTDYHPSSPQNDPEDADTHAKTIDDE is encoded by the coding sequence ATGAACGGCAACGAGTTCGGTCGTCTGTTCCGCATGACGACCTACGGCGAGTCCCACGGGGAGGCGATGGGCTGTACCGTCTCCGGCGTCCCGGCGGGCGTCGAACTCTCAGCGGAAGAGATACAGAAAGACCTCGACCGGCGCAAGCCCGGCCAGTCGATGATTACCACCTCCCGGGGCGAACCGGATAAGGTGACGATTAACTCCGGGATTCAGGACGGGTACACGACGGGCACGCCCATCGGAATGGTTATCGAGAACAAGGACGCCCGCTCGGGCAAGTACGAGCCATTCATTACGGCTCCGCGACCGTCCCACGGCGACTACACCTACTCCGCGAAGTTCGGGACCCGAAACTGGGGCGGCGGCGGCCGGTCCTCGGCCCGCGAGACAGTCAACTGGGTCGCCGCCGGCGGCGTCGCCAAGCAGATCCTCGAACAGTCCGACTACGACGTCCAGATCAAGGCCCACGTCTGCCAGATCGGCGACGTCGAGGCCGGCCCGGTGACCTTCGAGGACATGCTCGAACACAGCGAGGAAAACGAGGTCCGCTGTGCCGACCCCGACGCGGCCAAGGAGATGCGCGACCTGGCCGACAAGCACCAGAAGGAGGGCGACTCCATCGGCGGCGCGATTTACTTCGAATGTCGCGGCGTCCCGTCCGGCCTCGGCGCGCCACGGTTCGATAGCTTCCCGTCCCGGCTCGGCCAGGCGATGTACTCGATTCCGGCGGTCAACGACTTCGAGTACGGCATCGGCCGCGAGGCCCGGACGACGAAGGGCAGCGAGTACACCGAGAACTGGGAGTTTAGTGAGGACGGCCACCCCACGCCTGTCGGCAACGACCACGGCGGCATCCAGGGGGGCATCACGACCGGCCAGCCAATCTACGGCGAGGTGTCGTGGCACGCGCCGGTGTCGATTCCCAAGACCCAGAAGACGGTCGACTGGGAGACGGGCGAAGGCAAGGAAATTACCGTCACCGGCCGCCACGACCCGGTCCTGCCGCCGCGGGCGGTCCCGGTCGTCGAGGCCATGCTGGCCTGTACGGTCCTCGACTTCATGCTGCTCGGCGGCCGCATCAACCCCGACCGGATCGACGACCGACCGGGCGAGTACGACACCGACTACCACCCGTCCAGCCCACAGAACGACCCCGAGGACGCGGACACCCACGCGAAAACCATCGACGACGAGTAA
- a CDS encoding glycosyltransferase family protein: MTTVTVLADPPVEGFVLQDLAGDLLDDAEAAKLYEAMLLDVCRAVEISGAELLVNYRASEQVPDGVDPETAVREPVTEALESPGNARFEVQVGSTFAGRVGNTVTHLLNREDVATVAAVEPTAALLNRQLIDSAAMKLRSSGVVLGPAEGGRVYYAGFGEPIDFEDSYATPAVETIGERAADAGLDVDFLPSTPVLETQSDLKTMVPLLRARNRAGRVVPERTMTFFDDLGIRVVDNGGEPTVVQETDRS, from the coding sequence ATGACTACGGTAACTGTACTGGCTGATCCGCCAGTCGAAGGGTTCGTGTTACAGGACCTGGCGGGCGACCTCTTGGACGACGCCGAGGCGGCCAAGCTGTACGAAGCCATGCTGCTCGACGTCTGTCGTGCGGTGGAGATCAGCGGGGCCGAGCTGTTGGTGAACTACCGTGCCTCGGAGCAGGTCCCGGACGGCGTAGACCCCGAGACCGCGGTGCGAGAGCCAGTGACAGAGGCCCTCGAATCACCGGGCAACGCCCGGTTCGAGGTACAGGTCGGCTCGACGTTCGCCGGTCGGGTCGGGAACACTGTCACACACCTCCTCAACCGGGAAGACGTCGCAACCGTCGCCGCCGTCGAACCGACAGCGGCACTGTTGAACCGCCAACTCATCGACAGCGCGGCGATGAAACTCCGATCCAGCGGCGTGGTACTCGGCCCTGCTGAGGGCGGCCGTGTCTACTACGCGGGTTTCGGCGAGCCGATAGATTTCGAGGACAGCTACGCCACCCCGGCGGTCGAAACCATCGGCGAGCGCGCCGCGGATGCCGGCCTCGACGTGGACTTTCTCCCGTCGACGCCGGTCCTCGAAACGCAATCGGATCTCAAAACGATGGTTCCGCTGCTACGCGCCCGGAACCGAGCTGGTCGGGTCGTACCGGAACGGACGATGACGTTCTTCGATGACCTCGGAATCCGTGTTGTCGACAACGGCGGCGAGCCGACCGTGGTCCAAGAGACCGACAGGTCTTAG
- a CDS encoding uracil-DNA glycosylase — protein MDAHQESKSNPFGMDEECQNCPALCETRENVVHGYGDVGAEFIVLGDSPAAGADESGIPFTGESERELLDILAAVDMCSDPDADRPQLENTFLTYVTRCRHPERDATDEEVVNCEPYLNSEIRMINPEILLPVGQRPLEELAFEYTTMSEDELDIEDRHATTIRGRGFEILPMIPPSEQTDAERTAFLEHLSETLGQDYRQTKGRRGR, from the coding sequence ATGGACGCACATCAGGAGTCAAAGTCGAACCCGTTCGGGATGGACGAGGAGTGCCAGAACTGCCCCGCACTGTGTGAGACGCGAGAGAACGTCGTCCACGGCTACGGGGACGTGGGCGCTGAGTTCATCGTCCTCGGCGACTCGCCTGCGGCCGGGGCCGATGAGTCCGGCATCCCGTTCACCGGCGAGAGTGAGCGCGAACTGCTCGACATCCTCGCCGCAGTCGACATGTGCTCGGACCCGGACGCCGACAGGCCGCAGTTAGAGAACACCTTCCTGACCTACGTGACCCGCTGTCGCCATCCCGAAAGGGACGCAACCGACGAAGAGGTCGTCAACTGCGAACCGTATCTCAACAGCGAGATACGGATGATAAATCCCGAGATATTGCTACCGGTCGGCCAGCGTCCCCTCGAAGAGTTAGCCTTCGAATACACGACGATGAGCGAGGACGAACTCGACATCGAGGACCGGCACGCGACGACGATCCGCGGTCGGGGATTCGAGATCCTCCCGATGATTCCGCCGAGTGAACAGACCGATGCGGAACGGACAGCGTTTCTGGAGCACCTCAGCGAGACGCTTGGACAGGACTACCGGCAGACGAAGGGCCGACGCGGGCGGTAG
- the aroA gene encoding 3-phosphoshikimate 1-carboxyvinyltransferase — protein sequence MDITITESTVEGTAQAPPSKSYTHRAVLAAGYADGAVVHDPLVSADTKATMRAVEAYGGSVSLAEDESTVEVTGFDGRPETPDDVIDCANSGTTMRLVTATAALQDGLAVLTGDESLRSRPQGPLLDAIEQLDGNAESTRRNGQAPLVVGGGIDGGGVEIPGDVSSQYITALLMAGAVSPDGIDIDLTTELKSSPYVDITLEVLDAFDINAQKTDTGFTVEGGQSYTPAGGDYNVPGDFSSMSYLLAAGALAAEDGLRVTSAFPSAQGDAAIVDILDRMGADLDWDEETGEITVTQSELTGIEVGVEDTPDLLPTIATLGAAADGVTRITDAEHVRYKETDRVSAMAEELTKMGAEVEEHQDELFVYGADSDLVGTTVEGRADHRIIMSLAVAGLVADGETTVTGAEHVDVSFPDFFDVLDSLGAAVER from the coding sequence ATGGACATCACGATTACCGAATCGACGGTCGAGGGGACGGCGCAAGCACCGCCGTCGAAGAGCTACACGCACCGGGCGGTGCTGGCTGCGGGCTACGCCGACGGCGCGGTCGTCCACGACCCGCTCGTGAGTGCGGATACGAAGGCCACAATGCGAGCGGTCGAGGCCTACGGCGGGAGCGTCTCACTGGCTGAAGACGAGTCGACGGTCGAAGTGACGGGCTTCGACGGCCGGCCGGAGACGCCGGACGACGTGATCGACTGTGCCAACAGCGGGACGACGATGCGGCTGGTCACCGCGACAGCCGCACTGCAGGACGGCCTCGCGGTACTGACTGGCGACGAGTCCCTCCGGTCGCGTCCCCAGGGGCCACTGCTCGACGCCATCGAACAACTTGATGGCAACGCCGAATCGACTCGCCGGAACGGGCAGGCCCCGCTCGTGGTCGGCGGCGGCATCGACGGCGGCGGGGTCGAAATTCCCGGCGACGTGTCCTCGCAGTACATCACCGCCTTGCTGATGGCGGGGGCCGTCTCGCCGGACGGCATCGATATCGACCTGACGACCGAGCTGAAATCGTCGCCGTACGTCGATATCACGCTGGAGGTGCTGGACGCCTTCGACATCAACGCCCAGAAGACCGATACCGGGTTCACCGTCGAGGGCGGTCAGTCCTACACGCCAGCGGGCGGCGACTACAACGTCCCCGGGGACTTCTCGTCGATGAGCTACCTGCTCGCGGCCGGTGCGCTCGCCGCCGAGGACGGCCTGCGCGTCACGTCGGCGTTCCCCAGCGCTCAGGGCGACGCCGCCATCGTCGACATCCTCGACCGGATGGGGGCCGACCTCGACTGGGACGAGGAAACCGGCGAAATCACCGTCACGCAGTCCGAGCTAACCGGTATCGAGGTCGGCGTCGAAGACACGCCGGACCTCCTGCCGACCATCGCGACGCTTGGGGCCGCCGCCGACGGCGTCACCCGAATTACCGACGCCGAGCACGTCCGGTACAAGGAGACTGACCGCGTGAGCGCGATGGCTGAAGAACTGACGAAGATGGGCGCTGAGGTGGAGGAACACCAGGACGAACTGTTCGTCTACGGCGCTGACAGCGACCTCGTCGGCACGACCGTCGAGGGCCGTGCGGACCACCGCATCATCATGTCGCTGGCCGTCGCCGGCCTCGTCGCCGACGGCGAGACAACTGTGACCGGCGCGGAACACGTCGACGTGTCCTTCCCGGACTTCTTCGACGTGCTCGATTCGCTCGGCGCGGCCGTCGAGCGGTAG
- a CDS encoding ZIP family metal transporter produces MSINSTSVFNNAGRISTAGLASVVGLVILSGVAVTGGASKVLVISWVAFVAMALGAWLGARADETNPYRLVWGYGLASGAMVTSAAMFLVPQAMGLGGQAGAARIGGVGIAAGLVTGYGTHTIGHRLTHVETAFDMTTLAIAAHALSAGLVIGLVYASMPELGILLGLAIVSHKGPAGYAAARRLGRSGKSATALLLPAAGVGLTAIPSALLPVPESALLNAVIFGFAAGIFLHVAMDFLPNCEAGSEIDEVCELHDHSHDLLDELRTHAVASTLVGAAVIVLAWVAI; encoded by the coding sequence ATGTCTATTAACTCAACCTCAGTTTTTAATAACGCTGGCCGAATCTCCACCGCCGGCCTCGCGAGTGTTGTCGGCCTGGTGATCCTGTCCGGCGTCGCAGTCACCGGCGGGGCGAGTAAGGTTCTGGTCATCTCCTGGGTCGCGTTCGTGGCAATGGCACTGGGCGCGTGGCTTGGGGCGCGGGCCGATGAAACGAACCCCTACCGACTGGTCTGGGGCTACGGGCTCGCGAGCGGGGCGATGGTCACCTCGGCGGCCATGTTCCTCGTTCCACAGGCGATGGGACTGGGCGGCCAGGCCGGCGCAGCGCGTATCGGCGGCGTCGGCATCGCCGCCGGACTGGTCACCGGCTACGGCACCCACACTATCGGCCACCGGCTGACCCACGTCGAGACTGCCTTCGACATGACGACGCTTGCCATCGCCGCCCACGCCCTCTCGGCCGGCCTGGTCATCGGGCTGGTCTACGCCTCGATGCCGGAACTAGGTATCCTGCTCGGCCTCGCTATCGTCTCACACAAAGGGCCGGCCGGCTACGCCGCAGCCCGGCGGCTCGGACGCAGCGGCAAGTCCGCCACCGCGCTGTTGCTCCCCGCGGCCGGCGTCGGCCTGACGGCGATCCCGTCCGCGCTCCTGCCGGTCCCGGAGTCCGCCCTTCTCAACGCAGTTATCTTCGGGTTCGCCGCCGGCATCTTCCTCCACGTCGCGATGGACTTCCTGCCGAACTGCGAGGCCGGCAGCGAGATCGACGAGGTCTGTGAACTCCACGACCACTCCCACGACCTGCTCGACGAACTCCGTACGCACGCCGTCGCGTCGACGCTGGTCGGCGCTGCTGTCATCGTGCTGGCCTGGGTCGCTATCTGA
- a CDS encoding ATPase domain-containing protein, whose protein sequence is MPSPLRQFTRLSSGISGLDSLLRGGLVEGRLYLVIGPPGTGKTLLGTQFLEAGLEAGDDVLFIHAEESAADLLANTAELGIDIADATFLDVGPDSEFFMEAESYDVVKPRDVEDGHLISDIREAIERVDPDRVLIDPITHFQYLEPTEYQFRKRIISFARFLQDRETTVLATKTPSNQMDSQLRSLSDGIISLSYGDEKAGRRIRLRKHRGIGQQDGSHGMEIRESGVEVYPALEPEQRTRSFDPTQFSAGVPELDSLLDGGLERGTVTILSGPSGVGKSTTATEFLASAAADGSPALAYLFDESIDTFTHRCETFGIPLSELRDEGTLLVEEIESLAMSPEEFANRVKTQAAERGAELVVIDGIAGYKNAIKHGQDDMELRRRLHALTQHLTRGNTAVILIDQRRDVTGLHEPTSENVSYLADNIVFENYIEVGGELQRVVGALKKRVGGFEAVPRRFEITADGLQVGDPVSGMHGVFEGVPERHGDSGGRSSTR, encoded by the coding sequence TTGCGGCAGTTCACGCGGCTTTCCAGCGGGATCTCAGGCCTTGATTCGCTTCTCAGAGGCGGGCTTGTGGAAGGGCGGCTCTATCTCGTTATCGGACCGCCCGGGACCGGGAAAACACTGCTTGGCACGCAGTTTCTCGAAGCGGGGCTCGAAGCAGGCGACGACGTGCTGTTCATTCACGCCGAAGAATCGGCTGCCGATTTACTGGCGAACACTGCCGAACTCGGCATCGATATCGCCGATGCGACGTTTCTGGATGTCGGCCCCGATTCGGAGTTTTTCATGGAGGCCGAATCGTACGACGTGGTCAAGCCCAGAGACGTCGAGGACGGCCACCTGATTTCGGATATCCGCGAGGCTATCGAGCGGGTCGACCCGGACCGCGTCCTCATTGACCCGATCACACACTTCCAGTATCTCGAACCGACCGAGTACCAGTTTCGGAAGCGTATCATCTCTTTCGCGCGCTTTCTGCAAGACAGGGAGACGACCGTGCTGGCGACCAAGACGCCGAGCAATCAGATGGACAGCCAGCTTCGGTCGCTCAGTGACGGCATCATCTCGCTCAGTTACGGCGATGAGAAGGCGGGTCGGCGTATTCGACTGCGCAAGCATCGCGGCATCGGCCAACAGGACGGCTCACACGGGATGGAAATCCGGGAATCCGGCGTCGAAGTGTATCCCGCGCTCGAACCGGAACAGCGGACGCGGTCGTTCGACCCAACGCAGTTCTCCGCCGGCGTACCGGAACTGGACTCGCTCCTCGATGGCGGACTCGAACGCGGGACGGTGACGATTCTCAGTGGCCCCTCCGGCGTCGGCAAGTCGACGACGGCGACGGAGTTCCTGGCCTCCGCAGCGGCAGACGGGTCCCCGGCGCTTGCCTACCTGTTCGACGAATCCATCGACACGTTCACACACCGCTGTGAGACGTTCGGGATACCGCTCTCGGAGTTGCGTGACGAGGGGACACTTCTCGTCGAGGAGATCGAGTCGCTGGCGATGTCGCCCGAGGAGTTCGCGAACCGCGTGAAGACACAGGCCGCGGAGCGCGGGGCCGAACTCGTGGTTATCGACGGCATCGCGGGCTACAAGAACGCGATCAAGCACGGACAGGACGACATGGAACTGCGTCGGCGGCTCCACGCCCTGACACAGCATCTCACGCGCGGGAACACCGCTGTGATCCTGATCGACCAGCGTAGGGACGTGACGGGGCTTCACGAACCCACGAGCGAGAACGTCAGTTACCTCGCCGACAACATCGTCTTCGAGAACTACATCGAGGTCGGGGGCGAACTCCAGCGAGTCGTCGGCGCGCTGAAAAAGCGCGTCGGCGGGTTCGAGGCGGTCCCCCGCCGGTTCGAGATAACCGCCGACGGCCTTCAGGTCGGCGACCCCGTCTCGGGGATGCACGGCGTGTTCGAGGGCGTGCCCGAACGGCATGGAGACAGCGGCGGACGCTCATCCACTCGCTAA
- a CDS encoding SDR family NAD(P)-dependent oxidoreductase, whose amino-acid sequence MVPAMDGATVVVTGASKGIGEQIAHAVAGAGAHTVICARDAEALERVEADIRDAGGSVTAIRTDVRDEYDVERLVETATRDGDGAIQYVVANAGVYHGTAGETPLTEESYAAFDDHLRTNARGVFSTIREAVPHLGPDARIVVPTGVVAREGMPGYGSYAVSKAAAEAVARGFAADLDIPVGAVDPGQVATDLSGDGGRDPESVAEMVLWALRDADPSALDGGVIDWGDYRSATR is encoded by the coding sequence ATGGTCCCAGCGATGGACGGCGCGACCGTTGTCGTCACGGGTGCGAGTAAAGGTATCGGCGAGCAGATAGCCCACGCGGTAGCGGGAGCGGGCGCACATACGGTCATCTGTGCCCGCGACGCGGAGGCGCTCGAGCGTGTCGAAGCCGATATACGGGATGCAGGCGGCTCCGTGACCGCGATTCGGACGGACGTGCGCGACGAGTACGACGTGGAACGACTGGTCGAAACTGCCACACGAGACGGTGACGGCGCAATACAGTACGTTGTCGCTAACGCCGGCGTCTACCACGGAACCGCCGGCGAGACACCGCTTACCGAGGAATCCTACGCCGCCTTCGACGACCACCTCCGGACGAACGCTCGGGGCGTGTTCTCGACGATCCGCGAAGCCGTCCCACACCTCGGTCCGGACGCCCGCATCGTCGTCCCGACGGGCGTCGTCGCCCGCGAAGGGATGCCCGGATACGGTTCCTACGCAGTCTCGAAGGCCGCCGCGGAGGCCGTTGCCCGCGGGTTCGCCGCCGACCTCGACATCCCGGTCGGTGCAGTCGACCCCGGACAGGTCGCGACGGACCTCTCCGGCGACGGCGGACGCGACCCGGAATCCGTCGCCGAAATGGTCCTCTGGGCGCTCCGGGACGCTGACCCGTCAGCACTGGACGGCGGCGTCATCGACTGGGGCGACTATCGGTCGGCGACCCGGTGA